In a single window of the Nicotiana tomentosiformis chromosome 8, ASM39032v3, whole genome shotgun sequence genome:
- the LOC104097194 gene encoding uncharacterized protein: MLTSVLNKPTPGTTAETARACMAQQIYEQCNRPNSPTTGITHNITNRAVDNALTVILKRMEEIENENKELRDQMKEHQERVDKIPGAPKLLSKRDAVYSLEKLRIKVKWPPKIRSDPNTRKSDALYEFHQERGHKTEDCIALRQEVINMLRQGHLKELLSDKGRTNFARGREDQGLPKPSSPARTINMIIGGDDDASINNVKFTTSHKLKRTITFEQYDGLEERIIFDESDADGLTFPHSDALVITLRILDTDVKRIMVDDGSGTCIIHPRVLTQMRIKDKIVSRSITLTSFNNIVERTSREITLSVLAGGVTLETTLHIMD; encoded by the exons ATGCTAACAAGCGTCCTCAACAAACCCACTCCAGGAACGACTGCAGAAACCGCAAGAGCTTGCATGGCACAACAAATATATGAGCAGTGCAACCGACCAAACTCTCCAACGACAGGTATAACTCACAATATTACTAATAGAGCAGTTGACAATGCCCTCACTGTCATTCTAAAGaggatggaagaaattgagaatGAAAACAAAGAACTGCGGGACCAgatgaaagaacaccaagaacgaGTTGACAAAATACCGGGTGCTCCTAAGCTGTTGTCAAAAAGGGACGCTG TCTACTCTCTTGAGAAACTCAGAATAAAGGTAAAGTGGCCACCGAAGATAAGATCAGACCCGAACACCAGAAAATCTGATGCCCTATATGAGTTCCACCAGGAACGTGGGCATAAAACAGAAGATTGCATCGCTCTTAGACAAGAAGTCATAAACATGTTACGTCAAGGGCACCTCAAAGAGTTGTTAAGCGATAAGGGAAGAACCAACTTTGCTAGAGGACGTGAAGATCAAGGCCTACCAAAGCCGTCATCGCCAGCTCGtactatcaacatgatcatcggcggtgaCGATGATGCCTCTATCAATAACGTGAAGTTCACCACCTCTCACAAACTCAAACGGACTATCACCTTCGAACAGTACGACGGACTCGAAGAAAGAATCATTTTCGACGAGTCAGATGCCGACGGTTTGACTTTTCCTCATAGTGATGCCCTCGTTATTACTTTACGCATTCTAGATACCGATGTCAAACGCATCATGGTGGACGATGGAAGTGGCAcatgcattatccatccccgagttCTCACCCAAATGAGAATCaaggataagatagtgtcgcgTAGCATCACGCTAACCAGTTTTAATAATATCGTTGAGCGGACATCTAGGGAAATTACACTCTCCGTCTTGGCCGGTGGTGTGACTCTGGAGACGACATTACACATCATGGACTAG